CGTCACGGTCGTCGGACCCGAAACCGGCGACGCGGAACTCGTCAACAACGACCTCGAAGAGGGCCAAACCGTCGAAATCGAGGAGGCGTTCGAAGACGTCTCGGCCGACGACTTCGACGCGCTGGTCATCCCGGGCGGCACCGTCGGCGCGGACCGAATCCGTCTGGAAGACGAGGCGACGACGTTCATCGAGGAGCACGTCGCGGACGACAAACCGGTCGGCGTCATCTGTCACGGTCCGTGGACGCTGGTCGAGGCGGGCGTCGTCGACGGCCTGACGCTCACCTCCTTCCCCAGCCTCCGGACCGACATCCGCAACGCCGGCGGCGAGTGGGTCGACGAGGAAGTCGTCACCGACCAGCGCGTCGTGACGAGTCGCAAGCCCGACGACCTCTCGGCGTTCTGCGAAACTATCGTCGAGGAGTTCGCCGACGCCGCGTAACGGCGCTACCGCCGAACCGACTCCCGTCTTTGCGACGTGTCTTCCCTTTCTCGCGAATCGACCGCTCGTTCCGGGTCTGATCGACCGTAGCCGACCGAGGGTTTCCGACGGAGAGTATCGCTTCCAAATAACATACGAATACAGACAGTTCCGCGTCCGATACAGCTCTCCTTGAGACTCCAGCGTGTCAAACTTACGTCTACTGCGATTATTCTCGCGGGTTGTGAAAAAGCGATAAGTGTAATGTCATAGACTATTTCCCCATGATGTCAGAAGAGAACGAGGATACACGGAGGGGAATTCTCCGGAGTGTCGTCACGAGCGGGATGGTACTGATGGGCGTCGCGGGAGCGAGTTTTCCGGCGAGCGCCGGGACGAAGACGGACCAACAGACGACGCCGGAGGGCGACGGCGAACCCGAGTTCCGCTGTTCCTACGTCGATTTGAGCGCCGTTTCGAGCGGGTCAGACGCGCTGGTCGCTTTCACCGACGGAACGTTCGTCAACGCCACCGACGGTTTTCCGACTACGCTCGGATCCGAGGGCCGCGTCGTCGACTTCGTCGAAATCGACGGGACGAGATACGAGAACCCGAATACGGACTGTGATGTCGGGTCGAAGGCGGTCACGTTCACGCGCCGGTCGGTGACCGTGCGGCGCAGGGAGTTCGTGCGCGACTGGGGGAACGAACCCCCGGAGGGCCTGTTCGACGTCGTCTTGTACTTCGCCGACGGGACCCGGGAGCGACGCGAGCAACCGAGCGACGCCACCGACACGTTCCGCGGCACCGGAACGAACGGGGGCAAGACGCTCGTCGCGTTCCGGTTGAACCACGCGGCGTTCCGCACCACCCACTTCTGGCCGAATCCCCGCATCGAGGACCCGACGGACGTCGACCTCGACGGCCTGATCAACGCGGAGGAGGAACTCCGGCGGACGGATCCGACCGACACCGACACGGACGACGACGGCTGGTCGGACCTCTCGGAACTGAACCGGGGGTACGACCCGCTCGACCCCGATTCGACGCCGTAACTCGGCAGGCGTCCGGACGTGCACGTGAGAGGTCCGGCGCGGTCGAGTCCCGTCGCGCGGCGCGAACGTTTAGGCCCGTCCCTCACGTACGTTCCGCCGTGACGAGCGAACTCGACGCCGCCGACCGCGCGGTCCTCGTAGCGCTCAGGAACGACGGCCCGGTCGCCCCGTCCGAGGTGCGAGCCGCGGTGCGCGACGGCGTCTCGACCGAGGCGGTCGAAGAACGACTCTCGCGTCTCGCGGAGGGCGGCCTCGTCGAGACGGACGGCGACGGCTACGAACTCACGCCGAGCGGTCGACGGCTGCTCCGGG
The genomic region above belongs to Halogeometricum sp. S3BR5-2 and contains:
- a CDS encoding type 1 glutamine amidotransferase domain-containing protein, which codes for MSDSSQQLEDVSVAIFVASAGSEEVEFTEPREAITDAGADVTVVGPETGDAELVNNDLEEGQTVEIEEAFEDVSADDFDALVIPGGTVGADRIRLEDEATTFIEEHVADDKPVGVICHGPWTLVEAGVVDGLTLTSFPSLRTDIRNAGGEWVDEEVVTDQRVVTSRKPDDLSAFCETIVEEFADAA